The following proteins come from a genomic window of Paenibacillus spongiae:
- a CDS encoding TetR/AcrR family transcriptional regulator → MCPRTKEQNDALREKRKLQIIRAAADMLLERGLAIEIRDVALKAGLGYGTVYHYYKNKHELLDDLLWHAFEAAKDAVEEELSPGMKRGLATNDKLERYCIRLLQLWLHDPSVFFLYKSVAENGLSIPGGGRMPDQLSERFDAELYEPLVAAIRGSYEPSAIRDADHEANYVLGALIGCAGLHIHRHQMAMDVEGTIALLLAAFQPKEGA, encoded by the coding sequence ATGTGCCCACGCACCAAGGAACAGAACGATGCATTACGGGAAAAGCGGAAGCTGCAGATCATTCGCGCGGCTGCCGATATGCTGCTGGAACGCGGCCTCGCCATTGAAATTCGCGACGTTGCGCTCAAAGCCGGGCTCGGATACGGGACCGTCTATCATTATTACAAGAACAAGCATGAGCTGCTCGACGATTTGCTGTGGCATGCTTTCGAAGCTGCGAAGGATGCGGTGGAAGAGGAGCTCTCTCCGGGTATGAAACGGGGCCTTGCGACTAACGATAAGCTGGAACGCTATTGTATCCGCCTGCTTCAGCTGTGGCTTCATGATCCGTCTGTCTTCTTCTTGTATAAATCGGTTGCCGAGAACGGACTCTCCATCCCCGGAGGCGGCCGAATGCCCGATCAGCTTAGCGAACGTTTCGATGCGGAGCTCTATGAGCCGCTTGTTGCCGCGATCCGCGGTTCTTACGAACCGAGCGCGATCCGTGACGCTGACCATGAGGCCAATTATGTTCTTGGAGCGCTCATTGGCTGCGCCGGCCTCCATATTCACCGTCATCAGATGGCGATGGATGTCGAGGGAACTATAGCCCTGCTGCTCGCAGCATTTCAACCGAAGGAAGGGGCCTGA
- a CDS encoding SPFH domain-containing protein, which produces MGLFSFLKGQFIEVIEWLDDSGSMVYRFPVYDNAIKMGAKLIVRESQAAIFVNEGQIADVYGPGTYTLSTQNMPLLTALKSWPHAFNSPFKADVFFVSTANFTNLKWGTTNPVIMRDAEFGMVRLRGFGSYSIRVTDPAVFLRELFGTKSDFTTDQISGFLKSIIVTGISDLISESRIPVADLAASYEELSVSAAQRLQPHLQAMGLSLTLLRIENLSLPEEVERMIDRKSSMNIAGNLDQYMKYQTAEAIREAANNPDSGAAGTGAGLGAGMAMGQMMSQMMNRMAEPQAPAGDQRHAAGNGQASSGTGSSNSSSGPATGKKFCSECGERLAENAKFCSSCGTKV; this is translated from the coding sequence ATGGGACTATTCTCGTTTCTTAAAGGGCAATTTATCGAGGTCATCGAATGGCTGGACGATAGCGGATCGATGGTATACCGTTTTCCTGTTTACGATAATGCGATTAAGATGGGCGCCAAGCTGATCGTGCGCGAATCGCAGGCGGCCATATTCGTGAATGAAGGGCAAATCGCCGACGTATACGGTCCCGGCACCTATACGTTAAGCACTCAGAACATGCCTTTATTGACAGCTTTGAAGTCTTGGCCGCATGCGTTCAATTCGCCGTTCAAAGCGGATGTGTTCTTCGTCAGCACAGCCAACTTCACGAATTTAAAATGGGGAACGACCAATCCGGTCATCATGCGGGACGCCGAGTTCGGCATGGTCCGGCTAAGAGGCTTCGGGAGCTATTCGATACGGGTGACGGATCCCGCAGTCTTCTTAAGAGAACTATTCGGAACGAAAAGCGATTTCACAACCGATCAGATTTCCGGGTTTCTAAAGTCGATTATCGTCACCGGAATCAGCGATCTTATTAGTGAATCCCGGATTCCTGTGGCCGATCTGGCCGCTTCCTACGAAGAGCTGAGCGTTAGCGCGGCCCAGCGGCTGCAGCCTCATCTTCAGGCGATGGGACTGTCGCTCACGCTGCTGAGGATCGAGAACCTGTCGCTGCCGGAGGAAGTCGAGCGGATGATCGACCGCAAGTCGTCGATGAACATTGCCGGCAACCTGGATCAGTATATGAAATATCAAACGGCGGAGGCGATCCGAGAGGCGGCCAATAATCCGGATTCGGGCGCAGCCGGCACGGGCGCAGGTCTTGGTGCAGGAATGGCCATGGGGCAGATGATGAGCCAGATGATGAACCGGATGGCCGAGCCTCAAGCGCCGGCCGGGGATCAGCGCCATGCAGCCGGGAACGGGCAGGCAAGCAGCGGCACGGGAAGCTCGAACTCAAGCTCAGGCCCCGCCACAGGGAAAAAGTTCTGTTCCGAATGCGGCGAGCGCCTGGCGGAGAATGCGAAATTTTGCTCCAGCTGCGGCACCAAGGTGTAG
- a CDS encoding GtrA family protein, whose product MKWLEHSFVRFVIVGVVNTLIGLSVIFACLNLAGLGYWPSTIIGNAVGAVNSYVMNKRFTFQSKASVSSTLWRFMLVTVICYVAAYWISAQAARWLIAPVFPQASEAALNNAAALIGSGLYTVMNYAGQKKMTFGKKKERTIEWESEQ is encoded by the coding sequence ATGAAATGGCTCGAGCACAGCTTCGTACGCTTCGTCATCGTTGGCGTAGTGAATACGTTGATCGGCTTGTCGGTAATATTCGCCTGCTTGAATCTGGCGGGTCTGGGCTATTGGCCGTCGACGATTATCGGGAACGCTGTCGGGGCTGTGAACAGCTATGTCATGAACAAACGGTTCACGTTCCAGTCGAAAGCCAGCGTCTCCAGCACGCTTTGGCGGTTTATGCTGGTGACGGTTATTTGTTACGTTGCCGCCTATTGGATTAGCGCCCAGGCCGCACGCTGGCTGATCGCACCAGTATTTCCGCAGGCAAGCGAAGCGGCATTGAACAATGCCGCAGCACTGATTGGCAGCGGCTTGTACACGGTCATGAATTACGCAGGTCAGAAAAAAATGACGTTCGGCAAGAAGAAAGAGCGAACGATAGAGTGGGAGAGCGAGCAATGA
- the wsfD gene encoding glycan biosynthesis hexose transferase WsfD produces the protein MRRLVTVESAAVVAAACIAIYILFIGPFIGVADNGDFLRIMGTVGLNYYDAAESFEDRFFGYAHANFAYDSFFQGAYVSTQIILVFIARFAGMIANSDAFDIRVLGAIYTLLLLAAVYLIIRHNKTESRVTGIVLAACIVFVFCDIAYLAYFNSFFGEPVSFVFMLLTFGLGLWLTQQERPSNKVLVLFFVSVVFLSFSKIQNAPIGVAFALIGLRYMSLKRDMKWRKIAMWFSIGIFLTAVIMYITAPKDLKHINLYQTVFFGILNGSPDVEGDLEELGLPDRLSVLAGTNFFQTDTAIKQDDPSLKADFYDRISHTDVLLFYLKHPGRLIDKMEYAASNGMSIRPYYLGNYEKAEGKPSGTLSMTYSTWSEFKNKYLPRSLLFIVIFYVLYFAAALFEYMRRPSVRERIAIELFMLIGLVGIFAFLVPILGDGQADMGKHLFLFNVSFDMMLVTAVVWVVYQLASLKRSRRRSYYY, from the coding sequence ATGAGAAGGTTAGTCACGGTTGAATCGGCAGCCGTCGTTGCGGCGGCTTGCATTGCGATATATATATTGTTTATCGGGCCATTCATTGGCGTTGCCGATAACGGAGATTTTCTCCGTATTATGGGTACGGTCGGATTGAATTATTACGATGCGGCGGAATCGTTCGAGGACCGGTTCTTCGGGTACGCCCATGCGAACTTTGCCTATGACTCCTTCTTCCAGGGAGCCTACGTATCCACGCAGATAATTCTCGTCTTTATTGCTCGGTTCGCCGGCATGATCGCGAATAGCGACGCGTTCGATATTCGCGTGCTTGGCGCGATCTATACGTTGCTGCTGCTGGCTGCGGTATATCTGATTATTAGGCACAACAAGACGGAATCGCGCGTGACCGGCATCGTCCTTGCGGCATGCATCGTGTTCGTATTCTGCGATATCGCCTATTTGGCCTACTTCAACTCATTCTTTGGCGAACCGGTCTCCTTCGTCTTCATGCTGTTAACGTTCGGTCTGGGCTTATGGCTGACGCAGCAGGAGCGTCCGTCGAACAAAGTGCTGGTGCTCTTTTTCGTATCGGTCGTGTTTCTGTCTTTCTCCAAAATCCAGAACGCGCCTATCGGCGTCGCCTTCGCTCTGATCGGTCTTCGATATATGAGCCTCAAGCGCGATATGAAGTGGCGCAAGATCGCCATGTGGTTCTCGATCGGGATTTTCCTTACCGCCGTTATTATGTATATAACTGCTCCGAAGGATCTGAAGCATATTAACCTGTATCAGACGGTATTCTTCGGCATTCTGAACGGCTCGCCTGACGTGGAGGGGGATCTCGAGGAGCTTGGGCTGCCGGACCGGCTGTCGGTATTGGCGGGCACGAACTTTTTTCAGACCGATACCGCCATTAAACAGGACGATCCGTCATTGAAGGCGGACTTCTATGATCGCATCTCGCATACGGACGTGCTCCTGTTCTACCTGAAGCATCCCGGACGGCTGATCGATAAGATGGAATACGCGGCTTCCAACGGGATGAGCATCCGGCCGTATTATCTTGGCAATTATGAGAAGGCGGAGGGCAAGCCATCCGGTACGCTATCGATGACATACAGCACATGGAGCGAGTTCAAAAATAAATATTTGCCTAGATCTCTGCTATTTATCGTCATCTTCTACGTCCTGTACTTTGCTGCTGCGCTGTTTGAATATATGCGGCGGCCTTCGGTGCGGGAGCGAATCGCAATCGAGCTGTTCATGCTGATCGGGCTCGTCGGAATATTCGCCTTCCTCGTCCCCATACTCGGAGACGGACAGGCGGATATGGGCAAGCACCTGTTCCTGTTCAACGTAAGCTTCGATATGATGCTCGTAACGGCTGTTGTGTGGGTGGTTTATCAGCTGGCCTCTCTGAAGCGCAGCAGAAGACGGAGCTATTACTACTAA
- the map gene encoding type I methionyl aminopeptidase — protein MVILKSPREIELMRKPGELVAACHREIAKLIRPGITTREIDAFTESWIRKQGANPTTIGYNGYKYATCASVNDVIAHGFPGDAPLQDGDLVTIDIVIDYEGWVGDSGWTYAVGTLSEEAAKLMRVTKECLYLGIEQAAVGNRIGDVMHAVQTHAESNGFSVVRDLLAHGIGQSLHEEPNFPHIGKPGKGFRLKEGMVFTIEPMINVGTYRMTIDADGWTARTADGKWSAQYEHTIAISEDGPIILTDQGEPR, from the coding sequence ATGGTTATTTTAAAATCACCGCGAGAAATTGAACTTATGCGAAAGCCCGGAGAGCTGGTTGCCGCCTGCCATCGGGAAATCGCCAAGCTGATCCGGCCGGGTATAACGACAAGAGAGATCGACGCTTTCACGGAATCGTGGATCCGGAAGCAGGGCGCCAATCCGACTACGATCGGATACAATGGATATAAGTACGCGACATGCGCATCGGTCAATGACGTGATCGCACACGGATTTCCGGGCGATGCGCCGCTGCAGGACGGCGATCTCGTTACCATCGATATTGTAATCGATTATGAAGGATGGGTCGGGGATTCTGGTTGGACGTATGCCGTAGGCACCTTGTCCGAGGAAGCCGCGAAGCTGATGCGGGTGACGAAGGAATGCCTGTACCTCGGAATCGAACAGGCTGCGGTCGGCAATCGCATCGGCGATGTGATGCATGCCGTCCAGACGCATGCGGAGTCGAACGGCTTCTCCGTTGTGCGCGATCTGCTCGCCCACGGAATCGGCCAATCGCTTCACGAGGAGCCAAACTTCCCTCATATCGGCAAACCCGGCAAAGGCTTCCGCCTCAAGGAAGGCATGGTATTCACCATCGAGCCGATGATCAATGTCGGCACGTACAGGATGACGATCGATGCGGACGGCTGGACAGCCAGAACCGCAGACGGCAAGTGGTCGGCGCAGTACGAGCATACGATTGCGATTTCGGAAGACGGCCCGATCATCCTGACCGATCAAGGGGAGCCGAGATAA